One genomic region from Terasakiella sp. SH-1 encodes:
- a CDS encoding PAS domain-containing protein has translation MQVNPVLTGCERVFDVDEVIVSKTDLKGKITYANRTFAKLAGVSPKDAVGKPHNFIRHPDMPRSVFKLLWETVSGGDEIFAYVINRSLNGDHYWVLAHVTPSYGKNGQIVGYHSNRRATDRPVIDEHIIPLYAELTAIESTAISPKEGLKAGYEKLMSVFSGSLSEYNKYILSLGGA, from the coding sequence ATGCAAGTAAATCCGGTTTTAACAGGTTGTGAACGCGTTTTTGATGTTGATGAAGTGATCGTGTCAAAAACAGACCTGAAGGGTAAAATCACATATGCGAACCGAACGTTCGCTAAATTGGCTGGTGTTTCACCAAAAGATGCTGTTGGGAAACCGCATAATTTCATCCGGCATCCCGACATGCCGCGTAGTGTGTTTAAGTTGTTATGGGAAACCGTAAGTGGCGGGGATGAGATTTTTGCTTATGTCATCAACCGTTCTCTTAATGGGGATCATTATTGGGTCTTGGCCCATGTGACACCCAGTTATGGAAAAAATGGTCAAATTGTTGGCTATCATAGTAACCGGCGGGCAACGGATCGCCCGGTTATTGATGAACATATTATCCCGCTTTATGCCGAATTGACGGCAATTGAAAGTACGGCCATATCACCAAAGGAAGGGCTCAAGGCAGGTTATGAGAAGCTTATGTCGGTTTTTTCTGGAAGCTTGAGCGAATATAACAAATACATTCTTTCCTTGGGAGGGGCCTGA
- a CDS encoding methyl-accepting chemotaxis protein gives MIINSRQLDHAIEALTEIYNGNYEARVTDIRDKNKFDELLYLINDIIDRNDSYLREAAACTEHVSNNQYWRKIVQRGMVGVYREAAQKVNGAVDNMAAKTAQFNSVLDNFESNVQTVANGVSQAAGHMSESMHDMEKIAVQTSADSKSVALAAGQASSNVETIAAASDQLSASICEIASQVTQVSEMVMNAQNVSRDVNDNVSQLSVTSSSINEMINLIRDISDQTNMLALNATIEAARAGEAGKGFAVVATEVKNLANQTAQATDSIESHISAIRQATDVAVDGIGNIVKRIEDISGVNTIVSAAVEEQSAATNEIAKNIEQAAGAASQVNTLITHVSQDADKTETAAQTVQEKSTYLTEQSAKLQENVTEFMGAARAVL, from the coding sequence ATGATTATCAATTCCCGGCAGCTCGATCACGCGATTGAGGCATTGACCGAAATTTATAATGGTAACTATGAAGCCCGTGTAACCGATATTCGCGATAAGAATAAATTTGACGAGCTTCTATATCTTATTAACGATATTATTGATCGCAATGACTCTTATTTGCGTGAAGCGGCTGCCTGTACGGAACATGTCTCCAACAACCAGTATTGGCGCAAAATTGTGCAACGCGGTATGGTTGGTGTGTACCGTGAAGCTGCGCAAAAAGTAAATGGTGCTGTTGATAATATGGCAGCAAAGACTGCGCAGTTTAATTCGGTGCTGGATAATTTTGAAAGTAACGTTCAAACCGTTGCTAATGGTGTATCGCAGGCTGCAGGCCATATGTCTGAGTCCATGCATGATATGGAAAAAATTGCGGTACAGACATCTGCTGATTCAAAGTCAGTGGCACTGGCCGCAGGGCAGGCCAGCTCCAATGTAGAAACCATTGCCGCAGCCTCAGATCAATTGAGTGCGTCCATTTGCGAGATTGCATCTCAGGTGACGCAAGTCAGTGAGATGGTCATGAATGCACAAAATGTCAGCCGGGATGTGAATGACAATGTGTCTCAGCTTTCTGTGACTTCAAGCTCCATTAACGAGATGATCAATTTAATCCGGGATATTTCAGACCAGACCAACATGTTGGCGCTCAATGCCACGATTGAGGCTGCGCGAGCTGGTGAGGCTGGTAAGGGCTTTGCTGTGGTGGCAACTGAAGTGAAAAACCTGGCTAATCAGACAGCGCAGGCAACGGATAGTATTGAAAGTCATATTTCAGCAATCCGTCAGGCAACCGATGTTGCAGTCGATGGGATTGGCAATATCGTGAAGCGGATTGAAGATATTTCCGGGGTTAATACGATTGTTTCTGCGGCTGTGGAAGAGCAATCCGCTGCGACCAATGAAATTGCTAAAAATATTGAACAGGCTGCTGGTGCGGCCTCTCAGGTCAATACGTTGATTACCCATGTCTCTCAGGATGCGGATAAAACGGAAACGGCTGCTCAAACGGTGCAGGAAAAGTCCACTTATCTGACGGAACAATCTGCCAAGTTACAGGAAAATGTGACGGAATTTATGGGGGCAGCTCGGGCTGTTTTATAA
- a CDS encoding helix-turn-helix transcriptional regulator, whose amino-acid sequence MTNTLNERLRKARHILGLSAREMAEQVGLGGRSSWERYERGENEPKASVLIHLSSVGINPVWLLSGRGNPVPTTNANKSQDALDSPLLQKIISELENCLLHEKKTITPEIKALIIKESYLVISQNNEMHSPQNITNIICSMVRVRTL is encoded by the coding sequence ATGACAAACACCCTGAATGAAAGACTAAGAAAAGCCCGTCATATCCTAGGCTTAAGCGCACGAGAAATGGCCGAGCAGGTTGGATTAGGAGGGCGTTCATCTTGGGAACGTTACGAGAGAGGAGAAAATGAACCAAAAGCATCAGTTTTGATCCACCTTTCTAGTGTCGGTATTAACCCGGTTTGGTTATTATCTGGAAGAGGGAATCCAGTTCCAACAACCAATGCCAATAAAAGTCAAGACGCCCTTGATAGCCCCTTGTTGCAAAAGATCATCAGCGAGCTTGAGAACTGTCTACTACACGAAAAGAAAACCATCACACCAGAAATAAAAGCGCTCATTATCAAAGAAAGCTATCTTGTTATCAGCCAGAATAACGAGATGCATTCCCCCCAGAATATCACGAATATTATTTGTAGCATGGTGCGCGTGAGAACACTCTAA
- a CDS encoding methyl-accepting chemotaxis protein, producing the protein MLTSVVNLIRDISEQTNMLALNATIEAARAGEAGKGFAVVATEVKNLAKQTSEATDSIEEQIKAIQLATNVAVEGIEKIVSKIDYVAQANSSVSAAVEEQSAATAEIARNIEQAANGNVEVNDKIADVAEGADETRDAAHLVQQQTEVLLTESRKLSDGIDVFMDKARAVI; encoded by the coding sequence GTGCTTACCTCAGTTGTAAATTTGATCCGTGATATTTCTGAACAAACCAATATGCTGGCCTTGAATGCCACGATTGAGGCTGCACGTGCCGGGGAGGCTGGGAAAGGTTTTGCGGTTGTCGCAACAGAAGTCAAAAATCTTGCCAAACAAACTTCTGAGGCAACAGACAGTATTGAAGAGCAGATTAAAGCCATCCAGCTGGCGACCAATGTCGCTGTAGAGGGAATTGAAAAAATTGTCTCTAAGATTGATTATGTTGCACAGGCAAACTCTTCGGTTTCTGCCGCTGTGGAAGAACAATCTGCAGCAACCGCTGAAATTGCCCGTAATATTGAGCAGGCGGCAAATGGTAATGTCGAAGTGAATGATAAAATTGCTGATGTCGCCGAAGGTGCAGATGAAACCCGTGATGCAGCACATCTTGTTCAGCAACAAACCGAAGTGCTCCTCACTGAATCCAGAAAACTATCTGATGGTATTGATGTCTTCATGGATAAAGCGCGTGCTGTTATTTAA